In Denticeps clupeoides chromosome 1, fDenClu1.1, whole genome shotgun sequence, a single window of DNA contains:
- the fbxo34 gene encoding F-box only protein 34, translated as MPKKCDPISYCSPTPYREPRKQSSKQASWRFAPMHLKPYPKCQKNDLVVDGPRSVRKEQQDVLRTEWGVRQACTRVGLPGNGTVNRCPLSILSSNTLCCGHNTNTNRSSNKNGDVISAPNAVGYFNGSWSHKSEGSTPVQNFTSPPLLLSPASPGLENEGSLKIYQTEDGDGALDTWPVIKPGNTREKIAIFSAQQSGKAGDTVSDRGGMDIRTMGTVKLRGSWDGGCSVAKRRRKVGALDKCRKLESHSPNPESRLAPLEDHLPQVEGEEGAKTVSVAEMVAYLEQIANCHQVNSKPFLLRTSSTATLSKSIVLQLPPADPGSVELPDPGQEEGESVRVLDMVAKLESECLKHQSSRESGELSRNNSLRRNVARVLLAGSEPYHVPARPEPPTVRQEERLEGPSVAGRHGRSDESRSSTLAEPHLPVERMEEGCMAEVECSAMEPGAEEEQQPGLAEEPLPGMLFFTAALPVVSEKHPATHTEVKVHPKMPLAGVPELTSNPWFSTQSEKELLHLASTLGLTERILQQAGGAEEEMVVEERKDCLLGRNLIPFPLRRQVSHEFLETRFKIQMLLEPQQYLAYLPHHIIVKIFSLLPTETLAALKCTCHYFKFIIENYGVRPADSRWVSDPRYRDDPCKQCKKRYGRGDVSLCRWHHKPYCQAMPYGPGYWMCCHGSQKDTPGCNVGLHDNRWVPAFHSISMPIYKNRDAEEAL; from the exons ATGCCCAAGAAATGTGATCCCATCAGTTACTGCAGCCCCACCCCTTACCGGGAACCACGGAAACAGTCCTCCAAACAGGCCTCTTGGAG GTTTGCCCCCATGCACCTCAAGCCATATCCCAAATGTCAGAAGAATGATTTGGTAGTGGATGGCCCACGCAGTGTTCGTAAGGAGCAGCAGGATGTGCTTAGGACCGAGTGGGGCGTTCGCCAGGCATGCACCCGTGTGGGCTTGCCAGGCAACGGTACAGTCAACCGGTGTCCCCTCAGCATCTTGTCCAGCAACACTCTTTGTTGTGGCCACAACACGAACACCAACCGCTCCAGCAATAAAAATGGCGACGTAATCAGCGCCCCAAACGCTGTCGGTTATTTCAATGGGTCCTGGAGTCATAAGAGCGAAGGCTCGACGCCTGTCCAGAATTTCACCAGTCCCCCGCTGCTGCTGTCCCCAGCCTCTCCAGGGCTGGAGAATGAGGGATCGCTGAAGATCTATCAGACTGAAGATGGGGACGGGGCTCTTGACACCTGGCCTGTTATAAAACCGGGGAACACCAGAGAGAAGATTGCAATTTTCTCTGCCCAGCAGTCTGGAAAGGCTGGTGACACTGTGTCCGATAGAGGTGGCATGGACATTCGGACGATGGGCACAGTCAAGCTCAGAGGGTCCTGGGATGGCGGCTGCTCGGTGGCAAAGCGACGTAGGAAAGTGGGTGCTTTGGACAAGTGCAGAAAGTTGGAGTCCCACTCGCCCAACCCGGAAAGCAGACTTGCTCCTCTGGAAGACCACCTCCCTCAAGTCGAGGGTGAGGAAGGGGCTAAGACCGTCTCGGTGGCTGAAATGGTGGCCTACCTGGAGCAAATCGCCAACTGTCACCAGGTGAATTCCAAACCTTTTCTGCTTCGCACCTCCAGCACAGCCACCTTGTCCAAAAGTATTGTTCTCCAGCTGCCACCCGCAGACCCCGGGAGCGTGGAGCTGCCAGACCCCGGccaggaggagggggagagcGTGCGGGTGCTAGACATGGTAGCCAAACTGGAGTCGGAATGCCTGAAGCACCAGAGCTCTCGAGAGTCCGGCGAGCTCTCGCGCAATAACAGCCTGCGCCGCAACGTCGCCCGCGTCCTCCTGGCCGGTTCGGAACCCTACCACGTCCCGGCGCGGCCAGAACCCCCGACCGTCCGCCAGGAGGAACGTCTGGAGGGCCCGTCTGTTGCGGGGCGCCATGGCCGCTCGGACGAGTCCAGATCTTCCACCCTGGCGGAGCCCCATCTGCCAGTGGAGAGGATGGAGGAGGGTTGCATGGCGGAGGTGGAGTGCAGTGCCATGGAACCTGGCGccgaggaggagcagcagcctgGGCTCGCCGAGGAGCCTCTGCCAGGCATGCTGTTTTTTACAGCTGCTCTCCCGGTGGTTTCGGAGAAGCACCCTGCCACCCACACTGAGGTCAAAGTGCACCCCAAAATGCCCCTCGCTGGGGTTCCTGAACTCACCTCCAACCCCTGGTTCTCCACACAGTCAGAAAAGGAACTCCTGCACCTTGCATCAACTCTTGGACTTACAGAGAGAATTTTACAGCAAGCTGGTGGAGCTGAGGAGGAGATGGTGGTCGAGGAGAGGAAGGACTGCCTCCTGGGACGCAACCTCATTCCCTTCCCTCTGCGGCGCCAGGTGTCTCACGAGTTCCTGGAGACGCGCTTCAAGATCCAGATGCTCCTGGAGCCTCAGCAGTACCTGGCCTACCTGCCACACCACATCATCGTCAAGATCTTCTCCCTGCTGCCCACCGAGACACTCGCCGCCCTCAAGTGCACCTGCCACTACTTCAAGTTCATCATCGAGAACTACGGCGTGCGGCCGGCCGACTCGCGTTGGGTCAGCGACCCGCGTTACCGCGACGACCCCTGCAAGCAGTGCAAGAAGCGCTACGGGCGCGGCGATGTGTCACTCTGCCGCTGGCACCACAAGCCCTACTGCCAGGCCATGCCCTACGGGCCCGGCTACTGGATGTGCTGCCACGGCTCTCAGAAAGACACTCCGGGCTGCAACGTGGGTCTCCACGACAACCGCTGGGTGCCCGCCTTCCACAGTATCAGTATGCCAATCTATAAGAACAGAGACGCTGAGGAGGCCTTGTAA